One window of the Candidatus Saccharimonadales bacterium genome contains the following:
- a CDS encoding glycoside hydrolase family 55 protein, with amino-acid sequence MARLPTPGQDNGAWGELLNNYLLQEHTADGTLKIRDDGTLAAYYQKPANGIPVSDLSTGVQTSLNKASFALNVKDFGALGNGVHDDTSAIQAALNNLPAAGGTVFVPAGTYVISSPIQLGEGARLMGAGAGTVLRVAASASGIDVIKIGNGGATVSFAGVSNLKISSDGQKSAGAAIVLNKAYRIWLERYRTGRSLGRR; translated from the coding sequence ATGGCACGACTACCAACACCAGGCCAAGACAACGGAGCGTGGGGCGAATTATTAAATAATTATTTACTTCAAGAGCATACTGCTGACGGTACGCTAAAGATACGGGATGACGGTACACTCGCAGCCTATTACCAAAAGCCAGCAAATGGTATTCCTGTAAGTGATCTCTCTACGGGCGTGCAAACCAGCCTCAACAAGGCTTCCTTCGCCCTCAACGTAAAAGATTTTGGCGCACTTGGCAATGGTGTTCACGACGATACCTCTGCCATTCAAGCAGCCTTAAATAACCTTCCTGCCGCTGGCGGTACTGTTTTTGTACCAGCAGGAACATATGTCATTTCATCACCGATTCAGCTTGGTGAGGGAGCGCGACTCATGGGCGCAGGGGCCGGCACTGTGCTGCGTGTCGCTGCTTCCGCTTCGGGTATAGATGTTATTAAAATCGGGAACGGAGGTGCAACAGTCAGTTTTGCCGGTGTTTCCAACCTTAAAATTTCATCAGATGGTCAAAAAAGCGCAGGCGCAGCTATCGTACTTAACAAAGCTTATCGGATATGGCTGGAGCGGTATCGTACAGGGCGTTCGCTGGGTAGGCGGTAA